Proteins from one Cryptomeria japonica chromosome 4, Sugi_1.0, whole genome shotgun sequence genomic window:
- the LOC131077893 gene encoding geraniol 8-hydroxylase, translating into MDPINFASSIYSVAAGILLLIIIIFLKQKSKRSLSLPLPPGPPGWPFIGNLLQLGDKPHQSLHLLAKKYGPLMTIRLGRQTTLVVSSSSMAREVLKNNDQSFSSRTTNTAVRVFAYQGTSLVWSPYGPRWRLLRKICNTEIFSTKRLDTLQHLRREEVFTAIDYILKDSKKGNIVNIGERAFMISLGLVGKMVYSKKVFETGSAQAAEFKDMVWEVLKLSGVPNISDFVPFLGRFDLQGLNSKTKILAQRFDGMFNRIIEERLAQRSHTQCNINGVKDFLDVMLDLRDDGTQLTLENIKGMLMDMFVAGTDTTSATIEWTMTELLRNPTVMRKVQAELDDVVGVERRMEEADIANLPYLRAVVKEVFRLHPAAPLNIPRRADKSCEISGYLVPENTQVFVNIWAIGRDPSVWRDPLNFNPDRFLESDIDYKGQDFELLPFGAGRRICIGLPLAHKMVHLVVGSLLQAFNWSIPMDNEASIDMSEIFGITLQKAVPLTAIPTPRNNIKFYC; encoded by the exons ATGGATCCAATCAATTTTGCTTCATCAATATACTCTGTAGCTGCAGGAATTCTCTTGCTGATAATCATCATTTTTCTGAAGCAGAAGAGTAAGAGGAGTTTGTCATTACCATTACCACCAGGTCCTCCTGGATGGCCCTTCATTGGAAACCTCCTTCAGCTTGGGGACAAACCCCACCAATCTCTTCACCTGCTTGCAAAAAAATATGGGCCTCTGATGACAATCAGATTGGGCAGACAGACAACTCTGGTTGTGTCATCTTCATCCATGGCAAGGGAAGTACTAAAGAACAATGATCAGAGCTTCTCAAGCAGGACAACTAATACAGCTGTAAGGGTATTTGCCTACCAGGGGACTAGTTTAGTATGGAGTCCTTATGGTCCTCGATGGCGCTTGCTTAGAAAGATCTGCAACACAGAGATTTTTAGTACCAAAAGGCTGGATACTCTGCAGCATTTGAGAAGAGAGGAGGTATTTACAGCTATTGATTACATCTTGAAGGATTCTAAAAAGGGGAATATTGTAAATATTGGTGAAAGGGCTTTTATGATTTCTCTAGGCCTTGTAGGTAAGATGGTTTACAGCAAAAAAGTATTTGAAACAGGCTCTGCACAAGCTGCAGAGTTTAAGGACATGGTATGGGAAGTCCTGAAGTTGTCAGGGGTTCCGAATATATCTGACTTTGTTCCTTTTCTAGGGAGGTTTGATCTTCAGGGGCTGAATAGTAAAACTAAGATTTTGGCCCAGCGTTTTGATGGCATGTTTAACAGAATTATTGAGGAGCGACTAGCACAGAGGAGTCATACACAGTGCAACATCAATGGAGTGAAGGATTTTCTGGATGTAATGTTGGATTTGAGAGATGATGGTACACAACTTACACTGGAGAACATCAAAGGAATGCTCATG GACATGTTTGTTGCAGGGACCGACACAACTTCAGCAACAATTGAATGGACAATGACAGAGCTTCTGAGAAACCCAACAGTGATGAGAAAAGTCCAAGCAGAGCTAGATGATGTTGTGGGTGTGGAGAGAAGAATGGAGGAGGCAGACATAGCAAATCTTCCATATCTCCGAGCTGTAGTGAAAGAAGTGTTCCGATTACACCCTGCAGCCCCATTGAACATTCCTAGAAGAGCGGATAAGTCTTGTGAGATTAGTGGGTACCTTGTTCCAGAGAATACCCAGGTATTTGTGAACATATGGGCTATTGGGAGGGATCCCAGTGTGTGGAGAGATCCTTTAAATTTTAATCCTGATAGGTTTTTGGAATCTGACATTGACTATAAAGGCCAGGATTTTGAACTGCTACCATTTGGGGCAGGAAGAAGGATATGCATTGGGCTTCCGTTGGCACACAAAATGGTTCATTTGGTGGTGGGATCGTTGCTACAAGCCTTCAATTGGTCCATTCCCATGGACAATGAAGCAAGTATTGATATGTCTGAGATATTTGGCATAACTCTGCAAAAAGCTGTGCCACTTACAGCTATTCCTACCCCAAGAAACAACATCAAGTTTTATTGTTGA